Proteins from a genomic interval of Geotrypetes seraphini chromosome 7, aGeoSer1.1, whole genome shotgun sequence:
- the LOC117364237 gene encoding transmembrane protein 151B-like, which yields MSSEVEIEVAAETPANIPAEETHASADVREEVLGYERIHVFCSNTGYEKLPFEQQRPVKQSLSASVCRESHWKCLLLSILMYCCLGAVVWCQLARITKLSFDGSFNGKSMIYHESPCSEGYVYIPLAFLTMLYVVYLVECWHCHTKSELQHKADAASVYECIHRMQQATPCIWWKAISYHFVRRTRQVTRYRNGDAYTTTQVYHERVNTHVAEAEFEYSHCGVKDVSKLLLDLECHAATKLRFTKCFSFASTESENCYLTQRAHFFTEIEGLDDYMEAREGMQLKNVEFKELIMTYADPDHLPWYVSHYTFWAAAMLMLSWPLRVLIESQTAYVHYHVEKLLGLEYTAPAMDEEPIYRYRMPRINTLDSTELEWHICSNRQLIPSYSEAVLMDLTDSATCASYTACAYSNVLQGCDRCNGASSSSSIFSRHAFHSSLGDHSRLSLNTSHFSLCQVHGSHRTGLWRSRSSSMAERGCQDEQCCSYSSELAINENPPTYHDARFFPVLIVHRPERCEGRYFCIRHSSCLETSL from the coding sequence CAACGTCCAGTCAAGCAGTCTCTAAGTGCTTCTGTGTGTCGAGAATCTCACTGGAAATGCCTCCTACTCTCCATCCTCATGTATTGTTGCCTGGGAGCAGTAGTATGGTGTCAGCTAGCCCGCATCACCAAGCTCAGCTTTGATGGTTCCTTCAATGGAAAGTCTATGATTTACCACGAGAGCCCCTGCTCCGAAGGCTATGTCTACATTCCACTAGCATTCTTGACTATGTTATATGTGGTTTACCTGGTAGAATGTTGGCACTGCCATACTAAGAGTGAACTGCAGCACAAGGCTGATGCGGCTAGTGTCTATGAATGCATCCATCGCATGCAACAAGCCACCCCGTGCATCTGGTGGAAGGCTATCAGTTACCACTTTGTCCGACGCACCAGGCAAGTGACCCGCTACCGCAATGGGGATGCCTATACTACTACACAAGTCTACCATGAAAGAGTCAACACCCATGTAGCTGAAGCAGAGTTTGAATACTCTCACTGTGGAGTGAAGGATGTCTCCAAGTTGCTGCTGGACTTAGAATGCCATGCAGCAACCAAGCTAAGATTCACCAAATGCTTCAGTTTTGCCAGCACTGAATCTGAGAACTGCTACCTGACTCAGCGTGCTCACTTCTTCACAGAAATTGAGGGTTTGGATGACTACATGGAGGCCAGAGAAGGCATGCAGCTGAAAAATGTTGAGTTCAAAGAGCTCATTATGACATATGCTGATCCAGACCACCTCCCATGGTATGTGTCCCACTACACCTTCTGGGCAGCCGCTATGCTGATGCTCTCTTGGCCATTAAGAGTTCTCATAGAGTCTCAAACTGCCTACGTCCATTATCATGTAGAGAAATTGCTAGGACTTGAATACACAGCTCCTGCTATGGATGAGGAACCAATCTACAGGTACCGCATGCCCAGAATCAACACCCTGGATAGCACCGAGCTGGAATGGCACATATGCTCCAACCGGCAACTGATTCCCAGTTATTCCGAGGCTGTACTAATGGATTTGACAGATTCGGCCACGTGTGCAAGCTACACAGCGTGTGCATACAGTAATGTTCTCCAGGGATGTGATCGCTGCAACGGAGCATCCAGCAGTTCTTCCATCTTCTCTCGCCATGCTTTCCACAGCAGCCTTGGAGATCACTCCCGGCTTTCTCTCAACACCAGCCACTTCTCCCTGTGCCAGGTTCATGGTTCCCACAGGACAGGCCTTTGGAGGAGCCGCAGCAGCAGTATGGCAGAGCGGGGCTGCCAGGATGAACAATGCTGCTCTTACTCCAGCGAGCTGGCCATCAATGAAAACCCGCCAACATACCATGATGCTCGCTTTTTCCCTGTGCTTATTGTCCACCGACCTGAAAGATGCGAAGGGAGATATTTCTGCATTCGTCATTCTTCCTGTCTAGAGACATCTTTATGA